Part of the Desulfovibrio sp. JC010 genome, AATGCGGGGCGCATCAAGCACCATCTGCGTCATAATATCTGGCGTAAAGAATCAAGTGTGGTATTTGTAGGTTATCAGGGCGTGGGTACTCCGGGCCGTAGACTGGTCAACGGTGCTGACAACATTTCCATTTTCGGCGAAAAACTAACTGTGGAGGCGAAAATCTTCACAATCAACGGTTTTTCGGGTCACGCCGGGCAGGATGAGATGATTGACTGGCTGAAACACTTTGACAGTCCGGCCATGAAAGTCATATTGACCCACGGCGAACCAAAAGGACAGAAAGTGCTGGCCGGACTCATCAAGCAGGAGCTCGGCTACAAGGTGCATATCGCCGATTACCGTGAAGAGCTTATGCTGGTACCCGGCGGCGAGATCCAGCCTGTGGTCAAATCCAGGGTTGCCGTTACTGAGCCTGAAATTGATTGGGAATTCCTGCTTAAGGATTCGGAGAAACTTTTCAGCGAATTCAGGGGTAGATTGGATAAAGTTAAGGCCCAGTCCTTTTTGAGCCAGACCGAGCTGCGCGACAGGCTGCTTGAAATCAACCGTCAGGTTGTGGAACTTATTTCGGAATTATAAAATTATGAGACTTATCAGCGGTAAATACGGCGGGCGGGTGATCAAGACCGCCAGCGGTCCCGGCTACCGTCCGGCAACTTCCAAGGTCCGGCAGGCTATTTTTTCCATGCTCGAATCAAGGGGCGTGGACTGGGAGGGCTTACGCGTGGCGGATATGTTCGCCGGGTCCGGCAGCCTTGCCATCGAAGCACTCAGCCGGGGGGCGGAGTTCGCCCTGTTTGTGGAAAAGAACGGGCGCGCCGCGAATCTGATCAATACCAATCTCAAGGATCTGGGCGCATCCCCCAAAGAGTACAAGGTTTTTAAAACCGACCTTTTCAAGGTGCTTGGTAAGTCTCCGGATAAACCGTACGACCTTATTTTTATCGATCCGCCATATGGATACGACCTGCTGCCGGGGGCCCTTGATGCGGCCCTTGAAAACGGCTGGCTTTCCGAAGACGGATTTGTGCTGGCGGAAGTGGAGGATAAGGTTGAGCCTCCCCAGTCGGAACATGTGGATCGCCTCGACCTGCTGGTCAACAAACTCTACGGTCAAACAAGGATTTTATTATGGCAGAAGTAAAACCGGTAACTGCAGTATTCCCCGGAACCTTTGATCCTTTCACCCGTGGTCATTTCTCATTGGTCATGCGCGGGATCAAGACTTTTCATAAAGTAATCGTCGCCGTGGCCGGCAGCACCTCCAAGAATACTAAATTCTCTCTTGAGGAGCGGGTGGACATGGCAAAACGCATTTTTGAGCACCATCCGCAGGTGGAGGTTGATTCTTTTGACGGACTGCTGGTCCATTATGTGGAGCAGAGTCCGGCCAATGTGATCATGCGCGGTTTGCGCGCGGTTTCCGATTTTGAGTACGAGTTCCAGATGGCCCTTATGAACCGCCGTCTTGATAACGACATCCAGACCGTCTTCCTTATGACCGATTACAAATGGATGTATCTCAGCTCAACCATCATCAAGGATGTGGCCGTAAACGGCGGAGACATCAAAGGTCTGGTTCCGCGTCAGATCTACGATGAAGTAATCGAAAGGCTTGTTCCCGGAAAATAAGTCATGGAAGAGCGCAGACCTGTTGTATGCATCCTCGGTCCCACCGGGGCCGGGAAGACTGCCACTTCACTGGGCATGGCCCGTAAATTTCCGGTGCGGGTGATCAATTTTGATTCCCGGCAGGTTTATACGGATTTCCCGGTGATCACTGCCCAGCCCAGCCCGGAAGAACGGGCAGTCTGTCCTCACGAGCTGTACGGTTTTCTGTCCACCACCGAGACCATCAATGCTTCCGGTTTTGTCGATCTTGCCAAGGAGCGCATCGATGCTTCCGTAGCGGACGAACTCCCGGTACTGGTGGGCGGTACGGGCATGTATCTGCAAAGCCTTATTTCCGGTCTTGCGCCCATTCCCGACATCCCGGACGAAATCCGCGAGCGCATCCGCAAGCGCGCGGAAGAAGAGGGCGGTCCGGCCCTTTATGCCGAGCTGGAAAAGGTGGACCCGGAATACTGCACCCGTACCCATCCTAACAATCGCCAGCGCAACGCCCGCGCTCTTGAAGTATACGAAGCCACGGGCAAACCTTTTACATGGTGGCATAACCGTGAGGTTCCGCCGTCCCCGTACAAATTTCTGAAGATCGGCATCAAGGTCGATCTTGATGAACTGACTCCGTTGCTCAAGCTGCGTATCGAAAAGATGCTCGAAGCCGGGGCAGTGGAAGAAGCGCGCAGGGCTTGGGAAAAATGCCCGGATGAAAACGCGCCCGGCTGGACCGGAATCGGTTGTATTGAGCTTATGCGTTTCATCAAAGGCGAAATCGACATGGATGAGACCGTTCGGCTCTGGGCCAAGAATACCCGTGCCTATGCCAAGCGGCAGCTGACATGGTTCAAGCGGGAGCAGGATATCCACTGGTTCGCGCCTGAGGAACATGACAAGGCTGTTAATTTTGTAGAGCAGTGGCTTGCGGATTAAAGCTTGGAAGGGTAGGACGTTTTAGTTATGCTTCGCATGTAGCTTTCTATGACGAATTTCGAATACAAAGACGGCGAAGTCCTACTAAAAGTTTTTGGGATTCTTAAACCCTTTTTTTAAAAAGAGTTTAAGGCCCCCGGCGGGGTCGCCGAAGGCAATACAGGTACATAATGAAAAAATTTATATTCTTTACAATATTTATTCTGCTCGTAGCTTCTTTTGCTCATGCCCAAGAGCAAACCATAGATAAAAGTAACGGCTTCGGCGGTCTGATCGAAAAAACAGACGGCTCCGTTATCAACTGGGCGGACGGTTTTATTTCTGCTTCTTCGGAAATCAAACTCATGGCGGACAGCATCGACCCGGTTCGCAGCAAGGCTCTTGCTGTGCGGCAGGGCGGTGTTCAGTCCCGTAAGGGACTGCTGGATGTGGTGCTCGGTCTGCCTGTGGATGGTAAGCGCAAGGTTTCCAGACTGTTGAAAAATGATCTCAAATCTTTGAATTCCCTGCGTGGGTACGTGCAGAATTCATTGTTTAATACCGCGCTTGGCAACGGGACAGTGGAAGTTACTTCGTCCCTGAATCTGCGTAACGGTCTTTCTTCCATAATTATTCCGCCGACCCTTTCTTTCCAGACAGGTATCCCGCCGACCATCTCCGGTGAGCGCGGTGAAACCGGGGTGGAATTGCAGGCCCTTGAAAGCGGCGAGAACGGCTATATTGACAGCACCGTGTACAGCGGCGTGGTTGTTGATGCCAGAGGGCTGCCTTGTAATCCCGTCCTGCTGCCTCTTATTTATGATGGCAAAGGTGTGGGTGTGTACGGCAGTTTTGCAGTCAGCAGGGGAGCGGTTCTCAAGCAGGGACTGGTAGCCTACATGGTTGATGATAAATCAGAAACCATGCGTGCCCGGGTGGGGAATTTTCCCCTGACTGTAAAGGCGGTTAATACCCACGGTCCTTCACGCAGTGATTTTATTCTTTCCTTGGAAGACGCCGCAAAAGTACGGGCAGTACTTAAACGTAAAACAGTGCTTGAGAATTGTGCTGTGGTTGTTCTTGTGGATGGCCCTGATGCGGCTGTGAAAAATGACGAATCCGCTGAATTTGTTGAAGAGGGCCGGTCGCAGGAAGAACCTGCCCTGAATAACGACGGCATACAGGAAGATTCCCTTGATGAAACTCCCGCAACTCAGAATCCACAGCGTTAATTAAGAATACAGACCGGAGCGATAAAGTGAAATTTTCCTATCAGATAAAGTCTTTTGTTTTGGCGGCCTGTGTTGCTGTGCTTTGTTCGGCACTTCCCGCCCATGCAGTGAAGGTTCAGATTTTTAAAGCAGTGGACCCGGACCCGGAAAAGCAGGTTGCCCAGCGGACCCTGCGGCAGGAAGCGGTTACTGAAGCCTTTGCTCAGGCACTGTTTGCCGAAGCTTCACGCATGATTCCCGGAACTCTTTCTGCTACAAGGACAGAGGCGGTTAAAAAATCTTTCGGCAAGCATTACGAAGAATACATCAGCGGCTACAAGGATATGAATGTCAAAGTGGCTGAGGACGGTGTTTCCGTTTCCATTGATGTAAACGTTAACCGCAAAAGCCTGCGGGGGGCGTTGAAAAAGATGGGCCTGTTTTCAAGTGTTGAAGTTCCCGCGCAGATCAATGTGGATAATGGCAAGTATGTCTTGAATGAAGAACGCCAGCTTAAGCAGAATGAAGAAATAAGCGAATTTATAGCACTTTACGGACTCACTAACTCCACCGTTGCTGATAGCAATGGTACTGCCGCTGTCTTCTCCGTGCGCCATGCTTCCAAGAAACGCTGGGCCGGTGAACTGCAGTCCTCCCGTGGTAAATGGTATGCTTCCGGCAGCAGCATGGAAAGTGTCTGGCGTGAACTCTGGGGTAAGTATTTCGGTTCTGAGAATATTGATGCGCTCATGAATCCCAAAGCCGTGCTGGTCGTTAACGGCTGGTTCAACCCCGATGGCGTGCGCGAATTCGGCCGCAAGCTGAAATCATGGGATTCTGCCGTGCAGGAAGTGAAGCTGCTGGATGTGCAGATGCAGCCCACCGCTGTGTCGGCAAGCTGGGCCATTGAAATTTCCGACCAGTGGGTTCTGCGTGGCTATCTGAATGATTACCTGCCTCCCCGCGGGCTGACTTTCAGTCTGGAAGGGCTTGAGGAGAAAAAAGAATAAGGAAGGATTGTGCCGAGCGGGAAAATCTGGACCATACCCAACCTGATCACTATTTTCAGGATACTGCTCACGCCGGGATTTGTGATTGCCTACCTCGACAGCAACTTCCTTGCGGCGTGGCTTCTTTTTATGGTGGCCGGGTTTTCGGATGGTCTGGACGGCTTTTTGGCCCGGGTAATGAAGCAGCGCACCGAATTCGGGGCCATGATTGACCCGCTGGCTGATAAGATTCTGCTCGTAACTTCTTTTATCTGTCTTTCCGCACAAGGTTTTATTCCGGTCTGGCTGACCGTGCTTGTTGTTTCACGCGACCTGATAATCGTGGGCGGGCTGTTTCTGC contains:
- the rsmD gene encoding 16S rRNA (guanine(966)-N(2))-methyltransferase RsmD, encoding MRLISGKYGGRVIKTASGPGYRPATSKVRQAIFSMLESRGVDWEGLRVADMFAGSGSLAIEALSRGAEFALFVEKNGRAANLINTNLKDLGASPKEYKVFKTDLFKVLGKSPDKPYDLIFIDPPYGYDLLPGALDAALENGWLSEDGFVLAEVEDKVEPPQSEHVDRLDLLVNKLYGQTRILLWQK
- the coaD gene encoding pantetheine-phosphate adenylyltransferase; translation: MAEVKPVTAVFPGTFDPFTRGHFSLVMRGIKTFHKVIVAVAGSTSKNTKFSLEERVDMAKRIFEHHPQVEVDSFDGLLVHYVEQSPANVIMRGLRAVSDFEYEFQMALMNRRLDNDIQTVFLMTDYKWMYLSSTIIKDVAVNGGDIKGLVPRQIYDEVIERLVPGK
- the miaA gene encoding tRNA (adenosine(37)-N6)-dimethylallyltransferase MiaA; the protein is MEERRPVVCILGPTGAGKTATSLGMARKFPVRVINFDSRQVYTDFPVITAQPSPEERAVCPHELYGFLSTTETINASGFVDLAKERIDASVADELPVLVGGTGMYLQSLISGLAPIPDIPDEIRERIRKRAEEEGGPALYAELEKVDPEYCTRTHPNNRQRNARALEVYEATGKPFTWWHNREVPPSPYKFLKIGIKVDLDELTPLLKLRIEKMLEAGAVEEARRAWEKCPDENAPGWTGIGCIELMRFIKGEIDMDETVRLWAKNTRAYAKRQLTWFKREQDIHWFAPEEHDKAVNFVEQWLAD
- the pgsA gene encoding CDP-diacylglycerol--glycerol-3-phosphate 3-phosphatidyltransferase: MPSGKIWTIPNLITIFRILLTPGFVIAYLDSNFLAAWLLFMVAGFSDGLDGFLARVMKQRTEFGAMIDPLADKILLVTSFICLSAQGFIPVWLTVLVVSRDLIIVGGLFLLKFYGVEVEKRIQPLWTSKITTALQLLVVFSVLTGLAFRLDVSFMSPAVEIVTAVFTFVSGSIYLRRGLVMFAEEVGDGAK